A portion of the Bactrocera neohumeralis isolate Rockhampton chromosome 2, APGP_CSIRO_Bneo_wtdbg2-racon-allhic-juicebox.fasta_v2, whole genome shotgun sequence genome contains these proteins:
- the LOC126767650 gene encoding probable 39S ribosomal protein L45, mitochondrial, whose translation MELAASARCGIKMLQLVQPPAMQALLQMQSQQLRHRQTKHWNPKFKKLRAQKFVKLDLPNFHEKPGDLTQEEIRSRLKERGVLPPRPWLERPFHISCTGGIFEAYVPPEGDGKKSFISSVGAKQKLEFLEKKSKSVMAVRKIRSYEEEFSTDDFASEAQDIYIAAHNQMAAKNKHQLREFVTERCYPEMMHNVRDKTIHWRFLQSLEPPRLVHARVTDIVSKENLYAQVTVRFHTQQMLAIYDRFGRLMHGSEILAKDVLEYVVFEKHISNEYGKWRLHDKIIPDWLPAKEPAPITYRVIEEPEEAVELLAEGDKKLEAGAEKQNQEHLDNIESAAPVSAVEGANEHKAVKSTTASPSI comes from the exons ATGGAGCTCGCAGCCTCAGCACGTTGTGGTATTAAAATGTTGCAG CTTGTACAACCTCCGGCTATGCAAGCATTATTGCAAATGCAGTCTCAGCAGTTGCGTCACAGGCAAACGAAACACTGGAATCCGAAATTCAAAAAGCTGCGCGcacaaaaatttgttaagttggACTTACCTAATTTTCATGAGAAACCTGGGGATTTGACGCAAGAAGAAATACGTAGTCGTTTAAAGGAACGTGGTGTGCTACCACCTCGTCCTTGGCTCGAGCGCCCATTCCATATTAGTTGCACCGGCGGTATTTTTGAAGCTTACGTACCGCCAGAGGGTGATGGCAAAAAGTCCTTCATTTCTTCAGTGGGTGCCAAACAAAAGCTTGAATTTCTCGAAAAGAAATCGAAAAGTGTTATGGCAGTACGTAAAATACGCTCATATGAAGAGGAATTCAGCACTGATGACTTCGCAAGTGAAGCGCAGGATATTTATATAGCAGCGCATAATCAAATGGCAGCGAAAAATAAACATCAGCTACGTGAATTCGTAACCGAACGTTGTTATCCAGAAATGATGCATAATGTACGTGATAAGACCATTCATTGGCGTTTCTTACAATCGTTGGAACCACCACGTCTAGTGCATGCTCGTGTTACTGATATCGTTAGCAAAGAAAATTTATACGCACAAGTTACGGTGCGTTTTCATACACAGCAAATGCTGGCTATTTACGATCGCTTTGGTCGTTTGATGCATGGTAGCGAAATATTAGCTAAGGATGTACTGGAATATGTAGTCTTTGAAAAGCATATTTCCAATGAATATGGCAAGTGGCGTTTACACGATAAAATCATACCAGATTGGTTGCCAGCAAAGGAACCGGCACCAATTACCTATCGCGTAATTGAAGAACCCGAAGAGGCAGTGGAACTTCTTGCTGAAGGTGATAAGAAATTGGAAGCAGGTGCAGAAAAACAGAATCAAGAGCATTTGGATAATATTGAATCGGCCGCACCAGTGTCGGCTGTAGAGGGTGCAAACGAACACAAAGCGGTTAAATCGACGACGGCAAGTCCGTCCATTTGA